A portion of the Deltaproteobacteria bacterium genome contains these proteins:
- a CDS encoding SDR family NAD(P)-dependent oxidoreductase: protein MAQAQGPVAVIAGVGPGIGARFVETFAQEGYRVVGLARNASSLDQIRTGLGKTAERCVFWPTDITDDAQVKQTFARVRKELGPINLLVCNAGGGAKRGSFLDVSANDFMNNLKGQVYGPFLCAKEAIPDMLANGGGTVAYIGATSSVKGYGKSSAFATGKFALRALAQCNAREFGAKGIHVFHVIIDGGIDDVPFGEEREVKPGMLDSRSIARVVAQAVAQPRDTWVHEFDIRPSVEQF, encoded by the coding sequence ATGGCTCAAGCACAAGGTCCAGTTGCCGTTATTGCAGGTGTTGGTCCAGGTATCGGCGCACGTTTTGTCGAGACGTTTGCTCAGGAAGGCTATCGGGTCGTCGGGCTTGCACGTAACGCGAGTTCACTTGATCAGATTCGTACAGGCTTAGGGAAGACGGCAGAGCGTTGTGTATTCTGGCCGACTGATATTACTGATGACGCACAAGTGAAACAAACCTTTGCGCGCGTGCGTAAAGAACTTGGTCCAATCAATCTGCTAGTGTGTAATGCTGGTGGTGGCGCGAAGCGCGGCTCATTTCTCGACGTCTCAGCCAATGATTTCATGAACAACCTGAAAGGGCAGGTCTATGGGCCGTTCTTGTGTGCGAAAGAAGCGATTCCTGACATGTTGGCGAATGGAGGTGGAACCGTGGCTTACATCGGTGCCACCAGCTCAGTGAAGGGGTATGGAAAGTCCTCCGCTTTTGCCACAGGAAAATTCGCACTCAGAGCGTTAGCGCAGTGCAACGCCCGTGAATTTGGTGCAAAGGGCATTCACGTCTTTCATGTGATCATCGATGGTGGCATCGATGACGTGCCGTTTGGTGAAGAGCGCGAAGTGAAACCCGGTATGCTGGATTCACGTTCGATCGCGCGTGTAGTCGCCCAGGCCGTTGCTCAGCCGCGTGACACCTGGGTGCACGAGTTCGACATTCGCCCGTCGGTGGAGCAGTTCTAA